Proteins from one Oenanthe melanoleuca isolate GR-GAL-2019-014 chromosome 1, OMel1.0, whole genome shotgun sequence genomic window:
- the RNF121 gene encoding E3 ubiquitin ligase RNF121 isoform X1 has protein sequence MIPKWRLYHLFRSSPLLIGRPGSAAPSNWPKVDLSHLSPEERWRVEHVRMHAKHRGHEAMHAEMVLILIATLVVAQLLLVQWKQRHPRSYNMVTLFQMWVVPLYFTIKLNWWRFLVIWVLFSAVTAFVTFRATRKPLVQTTPRLVYKWFLLIYKISYATGIVGYMAVMFTLFGLNLLFRIKPEDAMDFGISLLFYGLYYGVLERDFAEMCADYMASTIGFYSASGMPTKHLSDSVCAVCGQQIFVDVNEEGIIENTYRLSCNHVFHEFCIRGWCIVGKKQTCPYCKEKVDLKRMFSNPWERPHVMYGQLLDWLRYLVAWQPVIIGLVQGINYILGLE, from the exons gTCGATCTTTCACACTTGTCCCCAGAGGAGAGATGGAG GGTGGAGCACGTCCGGATGCACGCCAAGCACCGCGGGCACGAGGCCATGCATGCCGAGATGGTGCTGATCCTCATCGCCACGCTGGTGgtggcacagctcctcctggttCAGTGGAAGCAGCGGCACCCTCGCTCCTACAAT ATGGTGACCCTCTTCCAGATGTGGGTAGTGCCTCTGTATTTCACTATCAAGCTGAACTGGTGGCGGTTCCTGGTGATCTGGGTGCTCTTCTCAGCAGTCACAGCTTTTGTCACCTTCCGGGCAACTCGAAAGCCTCTGGTACAGACAACACCCAG GCTGGTTTATAAATGGTTTCTGCTAATATACAAGATCAGCTATGCTACTGGGATCGTTGGGTACATGGCTGTCATGTTTACACTTTTTGGTCTTAACTTATTATTCAG AATCAAACCAGAAGATGCAATGGACTTTGGCATCTCCCTCCTCTTCTATGGTCTTTACTACGGAGTGCTGGAACGGGACTTTGCTGAGATGTGTGCAGATTACATGGCCTCTACCATCGGG TTCTACAGCGCCTCAGGGATGCCCACCAAGCACCTCTCCGACAGCGTCTGCGCCGTCTGCGGCCAGCAGATCTTCGTGGATGTCAACGAGGAGGGGATCATTGAGAACACCTACCGCCTCTCCTGCAACCACGT GTTTCACGAGTTCTGCATCCGGGGCTGGTGCATTGTCGGGAAGAAGCAGACATGTCCATACTGCAAAGAGAAGGTGGATCTCAAGAGGATGTTCAGTAATCC ctgggagagGCCACATGTCATGTACGGGCAGCTGCTGGACTGGCTGCGCTACTTGGTGGCCTGGCAGCCAGTGATCATCGGACTGGTCCAGGGAATCAACTACATCCTGGGGCTGGAGTAA
- the RNF121 gene encoding E3 ubiquitin ligase RNF121 isoform X3 has product MAAVLEVEVGGPVEREVEEVDLSHLSPEERWRVEHVRMHAKHRGHEAMHAEMVLILIATLVVAQLLLVQWKQRHPRSYNMVTLFQMWVVPLYFTIKLNWWRFLVIWVLFSAVTAFVTFRATRKPLVQTTPRLVYKWFLLIYKISYATGIVGYMAVMFTLFGLNLLFRIKPEDAMDFGISLLFYGLYYGVLERDFAEMCADYMASTIGFYSASGMPTKHLSDSVCAVCGQQIFVDVNEEGIIENTYRLSCNHVFHEFCIRGWCIVGKKQTCPYCKEKVDLKRMFSNPWERPHVMYGQLLDWLRYLVAWQPVIIGLVQGINYILGLE; this is encoded by the exons gTCGATCTTTCACACTTGTCCCCAGAGGAGAGATGGAG GGTGGAGCACGTCCGGATGCACGCCAAGCACCGCGGGCACGAGGCCATGCATGCCGAGATGGTGCTGATCCTCATCGCCACGCTGGTGgtggcacagctcctcctggttCAGTGGAAGCAGCGGCACCCTCGCTCCTACAAT ATGGTGACCCTCTTCCAGATGTGGGTAGTGCCTCTGTATTTCACTATCAAGCTGAACTGGTGGCGGTTCCTGGTGATCTGGGTGCTCTTCTCAGCAGTCACAGCTTTTGTCACCTTCCGGGCAACTCGAAAGCCTCTGGTACAGACAACACCCAG GCTGGTTTATAAATGGTTTCTGCTAATATACAAGATCAGCTATGCTACTGGGATCGTTGGGTACATGGCTGTCATGTTTACACTTTTTGGTCTTAACTTATTATTCAG AATCAAACCAGAAGATGCAATGGACTTTGGCATCTCCCTCCTCTTCTATGGTCTTTACTACGGAGTGCTGGAACGGGACTTTGCTGAGATGTGTGCAGATTACATGGCCTCTACCATCGGG TTCTACAGCGCCTCAGGGATGCCCACCAAGCACCTCTCCGACAGCGTCTGCGCCGTCTGCGGCCAGCAGATCTTCGTGGATGTCAACGAGGAGGGGATCATTGAGAACACCTACCGCCTCTCCTGCAACCACGT GTTTCACGAGTTCTGCATCCGGGGCTGGTGCATTGTCGGGAAGAAGCAGACATGTCCATACTGCAAAGAGAAGGTGGATCTCAAGAGGATGTTCAGTAATCC ctgggagagGCCACATGTCATGTACGGGCAGCTGCTGGACTGGCTGCGCTACTTGGTGGCCTGGCAGCCAGTGATCATCGGACTGGTCCAGGGAATCAACTACATCCTGGGGCTGGAGTAA
- the RNF121 gene encoding E3 ubiquitin ligase RNF121 isoform X5 — translation MAAVLEVEVGGPVEREVDLSHLSPEERWRVEHVRMHAKHRGHEAMHAEMVLILIATLVVAQLLLVQWKQRHPRSYNMVTLFQMWVVPLYFTIKLNWWRFLVIWVLFSAVTAFVTFRATRKPLVQTTPRLVYKWFLLIYKISYATGIVGYMAVMFTLFGLNLLFRIKPEDAMDFGISLLFYGLYYGVLERDFAEMCADYMASTIGFYSASGMPTKHLSDSVCAVCGQQIFVDVNEEGIIENTYRLSCNHVFHEFCIRGWCIVGKKQTCPYCKEKVDLKRMFSNPWERPHVMYGQLLDWLRYLVAWQPVIIGLVQGINYILGLE, via the exons gTCGATCTTTCACACTTGTCCCCAGAGGAGAGATGGAG GGTGGAGCACGTCCGGATGCACGCCAAGCACCGCGGGCACGAGGCCATGCATGCCGAGATGGTGCTGATCCTCATCGCCACGCTGGTGgtggcacagctcctcctggttCAGTGGAAGCAGCGGCACCCTCGCTCCTACAAT ATGGTGACCCTCTTCCAGATGTGGGTAGTGCCTCTGTATTTCACTATCAAGCTGAACTGGTGGCGGTTCCTGGTGATCTGGGTGCTCTTCTCAGCAGTCACAGCTTTTGTCACCTTCCGGGCAACTCGAAAGCCTCTGGTACAGACAACACCCAG GCTGGTTTATAAATGGTTTCTGCTAATATACAAGATCAGCTATGCTACTGGGATCGTTGGGTACATGGCTGTCATGTTTACACTTTTTGGTCTTAACTTATTATTCAG AATCAAACCAGAAGATGCAATGGACTTTGGCATCTCCCTCCTCTTCTATGGTCTTTACTACGGAGTGCTGGAACGGGACTTTGCTGAGATGTGTGCAGATTACATGGCCTCTACCATCGGG TTCTACAGCGCCTCAGGGATGCCCACCAAGCACCTCTCCGACAGCGTCTGCGCCGTCTGCGGCCAGCAGATCTTCGTGGATGTCAACGAGGAGGGGATCATTGAGAACACCTACCGCCTCTCCTGCAACCACGT GTTTCACGAGTTCTGCATCCGGGGCTGGTGCATTGTCGGGAAGAAGCAGACATGTCCATACTGCAAAGAGAAGGTGGATCTCAAGAGGATGTTCAGTAATCC ctgggagagGCCACATGTCATGTACGGGCAGCTGCTGGACTGGCTGCGCTACTTGGTGGCCTGGCAGCCAGTGATCATCGGACTGGTCCAGGGAATCAACTACATCCTGGGGCTGGAGTAA
- the RNF121 gene encoding E3 ubiquitin ligase RNF121 isoform X7: MAAVLEVEVGGPVEREVEEVDLSHLSPEERWRVEHVRMHAKHRGHEAMHAEMVLILIATLVVAQLLLVQWKQRHPRSYNMVTLFQMWVVPLYFTIKLNWWRFLVIWVLFSAVTAFVTFRATRKPLVQTTPRLVYKWFLLIYKISYATGIVGYMAVMFTLFGLNLLFRIKPEDAMDFGISLLFYGLYYGVLERDFAEMCADYMASTIGFYSASGMPTKHLSDSVCAVCGQQIFVDVNEEGIIENTYRLSCNHVFHEFCIRGWCIVGKKQTCPYCKEKVDLKRMFSNPSLTPSCPAGRGHMSCTGSCWTGCATWWPGSQ, translated from the exons gTCGATCTTTCACACTTGTCCCCAGAGGAGAGATGGAG GGTGGAGCACGTCCGGATGCACGCCAAGCACCGCGGGCACGAGGCCATGCATGCCGAGATGGTGCTGATCCTCATCGCCACGCTGGTGgtggcacagctcctcctggttCAGTGGAAGCAGCGGCACCCTCGCTCCTACAAT ATGGTGACCCTCTTCCAGATGTGGGTAGTGCCTCTGTATTTCACTATCAAGCTGAACTGGTGGCGGTTCCTGGTGATCTGGGTGCTCTTCTCAGCAGTCACAGCTTTTGTCACCTTCCGGGCAACTCGAAAGCCTCTGGTACAGACAACACCCAG GCTGGTTTATAAATGGTTTCTGCTAATATACAAGATCAGCTATGCTACTGGGATCGTTGGGTACATGGCTGTCATGTTTACACTTTTTGGTCTTAACTTATTATTCAG AATCAAACCAGAAGATGCAATGGACTTTGGCATCTCCCTCCTCTTCTATGGTCTTTACTACGGAGTGCTGGAACGGGACTTTGCTGAGATGTGTGCAGATTACATGGCCTCTACCATCGGG TTCTACAGCGCCTCAGGGATGCCCACCAAGCACCTCTCCGACAGCGTCTGCGCCGTCTGCGGCCAGCAGATCTTCGTGGATGTCAACGAGGAGGGGATCATTGAGAACACCTACCGCCTCTCCTGCAACCACGT GTTTCACGAGTTCTGCATCCGGGGCTGGTGCATTGTCGGGAAGAAGCAGACATGTCCATACTGCAAAGAGAAGGTGGATCTCAAGAGGATGTTCAGTAATCC CTCTTTAActccttcctgcccagctgggagagGCCACATGTCATGTACGGGCAGCTGCTGGACTGGCTGCGCTACTTGGTGGCCTGGCAGCCAGTGA
- the RNF121 gene encoding E3 ubiquitin ligase RNF121 isoform X6: MAAVLEVEVGGPVEREVDLSHLSPEERWRVEHVRMHAKHRGHEAMHAEMVLILIATLVVAQLLLVQWKQRHPRSYNMVTLFQMWVVPLYFTIKLNWWRFLVIWVLFSAVTAFVTFRATRKPLVQTTPRLVYKWFLLIYKISYATGIVGYMAVMFTLFGLNLLFRIKPEDAMDFGISLLFYGLYYGVLERDFAEMCADYMASTIGFYSASGMPTKHLSDSVCAVCGQQIFVDVNEEGIIENTYRLSCNHVYPSLQFPLTCHSSGFTSSASGAGALSGRSRHVHTAKRRWISRGCSVIPGRGHMSCTGSCWTGCATWWPGSQ, translated from the exons gTCGATCTTTCACACTTGTCCCCAGAGGAGAGATGGAG GGTGGAGCACGTCCGGATGCACGCCAAGCACCGCGGGCACGAGGCCATGCATGCCGAGATGGTGCTGATCCTCATCGCCACGCTGGTGgtggcacagctcctcctggttCAGTGGAAGCAGCGGCACCCTCGCTCCTACAAT ATGGTGACCCTCTTCCAGATGTGGGTAGTGCCTCTGTATTTCACTATCAAGCTGAACTGGTGGCGGTTCCTGGTGATCTGGGTGCTCTTCTCAGCAGTCACAGCTTTTGTCACCTTCCGGGCAACTCGAAAGCCTCTGGTACAGACAACACCCAG GCTGGTTTATAAATGGTTTCTGCTAATATACAAGATCAGCTATGCTACTGGGATCGTTGGGTACATGGCTGTCATGTTTACACTTTTTGGTCTTAACTTATTATTCAG AATCAAACCAGAAGATGCAATGGACTTTGGCATCTCCCTCCTCTTCTATGGTCTTTACTACGGAGTGCTGGAACGGGACTTTGCTGAGATGTGTGCAGATTACATGGCCTCTACCATCGGG TTCTACAGCGCCTCAGGGATGCCCACCAAGCACCTCTCCGACAGCGTCTGCGCCGTCTGCGGCCAGCAGATCTTCGTGGATGTCAACGAGGAGGGGATCATTGAGAACACCTACCGCCTCTCCTGCAACCACGTGTATCCTtctctgcag TTCCCCTTAACATGCCACTCCTCAGGTTTCACGAGTTCTGCATCCGGGGCTGGTGCATTGTCGGGAAGAAGCAGACATGTCCATACTGCAAAGAGAAGGTGGATCTCAAGAGGATGTTCAGTAATCC ctgggagagGCCACATGTCATGTACGGGCAGCTGCTGGACTGGCTGCGCTACTTGGTGGCCTGGCAGCCAGTGA
- the RNF121 gene encoding E3 ubiquitin ligase RNF121 isoform X2, with protein sequence MIPKWRLYHLFRSSPLLIGRPGSAAPSNWPKVDLSHLSPEERWRVEHVRMHAKHRGHEAMHAEMVLILIATLVVAQLLLVQWKQRHPRSYNMVTLFQMWVVPLYFTIKLNWWRFLVIWVLFSAVTAFVTFRATRKPLVQTTPRLVYKWFLLIYKISYATGIVGYMAVMFTLFGLNLLFRIKPEDAMDFGISLLFYGLYYGVLERDFAEMCADYMASTIGFYSASGMPTKHLSDSVCAVCGQQIFVDVNEEGIIENTYRLSCNHVYPSLQFPLTCHSSGFTSSASGAGALSGRSRHVHTAKRRWISRGCSVIPGRGHMSCTGSCWTGCATWWPGSQ encoded by the exons gTCGATCTTTCACACTTGTCCCCAGAGGAGAGATGGAG GGTGGAGCACGTCCGGATGCACGCCAAGCACCGCGGGCACGAGGCCATGCATGCCGAGATGGTGCTGATCCTCATCGCCACGCTGGTGgtggcacagctcctcctggttCAGTGGAAGCAGCGGCACCCTCGCTCCTACAAT ATGGTGACCCTCTTCCAGATGTGGGTAGTGCCTCTGTATTTCACTATCAAGCTGAACTGGTGGCGGTTCCTGGTGATCTGGGTGCTCTTCTCAGCAGTCACAGCTTTTGTCACCTTCCGGGCAACTCGAAAGCCTCTGGTACAGACAACACCCAG GCTGGTTTATAAATGGTTTCTGCTAATATACAAGATCAGCTATGCTACTGGGATCGTTGGGTACATGGCTGTCATGTTTACACTTTTTGGTCTTAACTTATTATTCAG AATCAAACCAGAAGATGCAATGGACTTTGGCATCTCCCTCCTCTTCTATGGTCTTTACTACGGAGTGCTGGAACGGGACTTTGCTGAGATGTGTGCAGATTACATGGCCTCTACCATCGGG TTCTACAGCGCCTCAGGGATGCCCACCAAGCACCTCTCCGACAGCGTCTGCGCCGTCTGCGGCCAGCAGATCTTCGTGGATGTCAACGAGGAGGGGATCATTGAGAACACCTACCGCCTCTCCTGCAACCACGTGTATCCTtctctgcag TTCCCCTTAACATGCCACTCCTCAGGTTTCACGAGTTCTGCATCCGGGGCTGGTGCATTGTCGGGAAGAAGCAGACATGTCCATACTGCAAAGAGAAGGTGGATCTCAAGAGGATGTTCAGTAATCC ctgggagagGCCACATGTCATGTACGGGCAGCTGCTGGACTGGCTGCGCTACTTGGTGGCCTGGCAGCCAGTGA
- the RNF121 gene encoding E3 ubiquitin ligase RNF121 isoform X4 translates to MAAVLEVEVGGPVEREVEEVDLSHLSPEERWRVEHVRMHAKHRGHEAMHAEMVLILIATLVVAQLLLVQWKQRHPRSYNMVTLFQMWVVPLYFTIKLNWWRFLVIWVLFSAVTAFVTFRATRKPLVQTTPRLVYKWFLLIYKISYATGIVGYMAVMFTLFGLNLLFRIKPEDAMDFGISLLFYGLYYGVLERDFAEMCADYMASTIGFYSASGMPTKHLSDSVCAVCGQQIFVDVNEEGIIENTYRLSCNHVYPSLQFPLTCHSSGFTSSASGAGALSGRSRHVHTAKRRWISRGCSVIPGRGHMSCTGSCWTGCATWWPGSQ, encoded by the exons gTCGATCTTTCACACTTGTCCCCAGAGGAGAGATGGAG GGTGGAGCACGTCCGGATGCACGCCAAGCACCGCGGGCACGAGGCCATGCATGCCGAGATGGTGCTGATCCTCATCGCCACGCTGGTGgtggcacagctcctcctggttCAGTGGAAGCAGCGGCACCCTCGCTCCTACAAT ATGGTGACCCTCTTCCAGATGTGGGTAGTGCCTCTGTATTTCACTATCAAGCTGAACTGGTGGCGGTTCCTGGTGATCTGGGTGCTCTTCTCAGCAGTCACAGCTTTTGTCACCTTCCGGGCAACTCGAAAGCCTCTGGTACAGACAACACCCAG GCTGGTTTATAAATGGTTTCTGCTAATATACAAGATCAGCTATGCTACTGGGATCGTTGGGTACATGGCTGTCATGTTTACACTTTTTGGTCTTAACTTATTATTCAG AATCAAACCAGAAGATGCAATGGACTTTGGCATCTCCCTCCTCTTCTATGGTCTTTACTACGGAGTGCTGGAACGGGACTTTGCTGAGATGTGTGCAGATTACATGGCCTCTACCATCGGG TTCTACAGCGCCTCAGGGATGCCCACCAAGCACCTCTCCGACAGCGTCTGCGCCGTCTGCGGCCAGCAGATCTTCGTGGATGTCAACGAGGAGGGGATCATTGAGAACACCTACCGCCTCTCCTGCAACCACGTGTATCCTtctctgcag TTCCCCTTAACATGCCACTCCTCAGGTTTCACGAGTTCTGCATCCGGGGCTGGTGCATTGTCGGGAAGAAGCAGACATGTCCATACTGCAAAGAGAAGGTGGATCTCAAGAGGATGTTCAGTAATCC ctgggagagGCCACATGTCATGTACGGGCAGCTGCTGGACTGGCTGCGCTACTTGGTGGCCTGGCAGCCAGTGA
- the IL18BP gene encoding interleukin-18-binding protein isoform X2, translating to MLGEPLGRPAWILLLCWGLAACCTGAMASQPPSITILQVPAELPRPGENVTVSCEAWSELPELTLLYWLENGSFVESLHPDGAVLDSVRYD from the exons ATGCTGGGTG agcccctgggaCGCCCTGCCTGGATCCTCTTGCTCTGCTGGGGCTTGGCTGCTTGCTGCACAG GTGCCATGGCCTCACAGCCGCCCAGCATCACcatcctgcaggtgccagcagagctgcctcgCCCAG GTGAGAATGTAACTGTGTCGTGTGAGGCGTGGAGCGAGCTTCCAGAGCTGACACTGCTCTACTGGCTGGAGAATGGCTCCTTCGTGGAGAGCCTGCACCCGGATGGAGCT
- the IL18BP gene encoding interleukin-18-binding protein isoform X1, which yields MLGEPLGRPAWILLLCWGLAACCTGAMASQPPSITILQVPAELPRPGENVTVSCEAWSELPELTLLYWLENGSFVESLHPDGAVREGTVQEELQGSGWALHRDLHFSSFDSQHLHTNFTCVVLSPLGVDTREVRWPSPALAPVTGNSGGLG from the exons ATGCTGGGTG agcccctgggaCGCCCTGCCTGGATCCTCTTGCTCTGCTGGGGCTTGGCTGCTTGCTGCACAG GTGCCATGGCCTCACAGCCGCCCAGCATCACcatcctgcaggtgccagcagagctgcctcgCCCAG GTGAGAATGTAACTGTGTCGTGTGAGGCGTGGAGCGAGCTTCCAGAGCTGACACTGCTCTACTGGCTGGAGAATGGCTCCTTCGTGGAGAGCCTGCACCCGGATGGAGCTGTGCGTGAGGGGACAGTGCA agaggagctgcagggctcgGGGTGGGCTCTGCACCGTGATCTGCACTTCAGCTCCTTCGACAGCCAGCACCTGCACACCAACTTCACCTGCGTGGTGCTCAGTCCCCTCGGTGTCGACACCAGGGAGGTGCGCTGGCCGTCCCCAGCACTGGCCCCTGTCACTGGGAACAGTGGGGGCCTGGGCTGA